AAAAGGGCGTGTGTTAGGCGTGGATTTAAGCCCGGTCACAGTCAGTTTAAAAAACGCCGTTTTCATTCAAGCGGATTTGCGCGATTTAAATTTGGAAGAGATTTTTAAAGAGCACGGATTCGAACCCCCTTTTGATCTTGTACTTTCAGACATGGCGCCGAAGACGACCGGCATTCGTTTGACAGACCAGGCGCGCTCTATGGAACTTTGTGAACTGGCTTTAGATGTCGCTCGTCGTTTTCTAAAAAAAGACGGCCACTTTGTTTGCAAACTTTTTCACAGTGATGACTTCGGTAAACTTCGCGACGAAATCAAAAAGTCTTTTACAAAGTTTGAAGCTGTTCGTCCGGATTCAACTCGCAAAATTTCTAAAGAGATCTTTCTTATCGGTATCAAGAAAAAATGATTTCTATCGTTTTCGAAAATTCTCATTTCGTTGTTTGCGATAAAAAAAGCGGCGTGCTTTCCACACCCAGCCGCTTTGAAGACAACGATGCGAGAGAATGTCTTGGTACACAACTTCAAGAACAACTTAAAATACAAATCTATCCTGTACATCGTTTGGACTTCGAAGTTTCCGGCCTTGTGATGTATGCAAAGAATGCGGACGCTCATCGCAAAGCCAATTCCTGGTTTGAGAAAAAACAGGTGCAGAAAACTTATCGCGCGCTCACAACAGGACAGAGCTTTTCTCATATTCCAGCGAACGTTCCAAATCCTCGCTTAGCAATTGACTTGCATTTACAACAATCGTTCGAATGGAGATGCAAAATTTTGCGCGGAAAAAAACGCGCCTTTGAGAGTGCGCAAGGTAAGGACAGTCTGACACTGGCGAAGTATTTAGGTGTGAACTCCAAGGGATACCAAATATGGGATTTGCAGCCTGTGACAGGGCGTTCGCATCAGTTAAGATTCGATTTAAGCCGTCATGGCTTTCCTATTGTCGGCGATAAGCTTTACGGCTCATCCGAACGGAGTAGTGACGAAAACAGCATCGCTCTTCGCGCTTATAAAATCGATTTTTCTCAAGCGCCAGGAGCCGCAGCTCTAGGGCTTCCCACGGTGATCGACGTAACAGCTCTTTGACTTTGCGAACCGTCATATATGAGTTCTCATATAAATTTGCAGTTGCTTGTTAAGATTGAATCGTACTAAATGAGGTTTATGAACAAGTCCTCGTTTTCTGGTTATCGTTCTGAAGTGAATGAAGTTATGGACTACATTCGCCATATTTTTAAAGCTCTACGCGTGTCTTCAAGCCAATTCGAAAAACAAATCGGTTTAAGTGCTGCACAGATTTTTGTTTTAAAAAAATTAAAAGAAGAACCAGGTCTTTCCATCAATGATCTCTCGGCGAGAACTACGACTCATCAGAGCTCGGTTTCTGTTGTCGTCAAAAAATTGGAAGAGCAAGGCTTAGTTCTCCGCGCGATTTCCAAAGAGGACTCCCGTCGCGTGATCGTATCTTTGACGGAAGAAGGACTTAAAAAGCTCGGTGAAATTCCGCGCACGATTCAGGAAGAAATGATCGACTCTTTGCAGGGAATGTCTCCGGAAAAAACGGCGGCGCTGGCTATGCTGATGAAAGAGTTCGTGCACCAGGCGGGAATTATCGAGAATGCTTCCGCGCCCATGTTCGAAGAAGAAAAAGTCTAAATCTCTCTTTTAATTTGATCCAAGTAAGTTTTGATGAAAGCGATGCGATGTTCGCCTTCCTGTCTTGCGGTCGGCGTGTTGAGATGATCGACCAGCTTAAAAAGCTTTTGAAAAAAGTGATCTAAACCGTAGTTCTTATCGTCAAGATTTCGAGATTCGGCCCAGGGATCCTCTTCGGCGTAAAAAGGTCGGCTCATTAAAGA
This region of Bdellovibrio sp. 22V genomic DNA includes:
- a CDS encoding MarR family transcriptional regulator, with protein sequence MNKSSFSGYRSEVNEVMDYIRHIFKALRVSSSQFEKQIGLSAAQIFVLKKLKEEPGLSINDLSARTTTHQSSVSVVVKKLEEQGLVLRAISKEDSRRVIVSLTEEGLKKLGEIPRTIQEEMIDSLQGMSPEKTAALAMLMKEFVHQAGIIENASAPMFEEEKV
- a CDS encoding RNA pseudouridine synthase, which translates into the protein MISIVFENSHFVVCDKKSGVLSTPSRFEDNDARECLGTQLQEQLKIQIYPVHRLDFEVSGLVMYAKNADAHRKANSWFEKKQVQKTYRALTTGQSFSHIPANVPNPRLAIDLHLQQSFEWRCKILRGKKRAFESAQGKDSLTLAKYLGVNSKGYQIWDLQPVTGRSHQLRFDLSRHGFPIVGDKLYGSSERSSDENSIALRAYKIDFSQAPGAAALGLPTVIDVTAL
- a CDS encoding RlmE family RNA methyltransferase, which encodes MTYNPRDHYFKKAKQENFAARSVFKLEEIDKKYKLFKPGQTILDLGASPGSWSQYASRMAGEKGRVLGVDLSPVTVSLKNAVFIQADLRDLNLEEIFKEHGFEPPFDLVLSDMAPKTTGIRLTDQARSMELCELALDVARRFLKKDGHFVCKLFHSDDFGKLRDEIKKSFTKFEAVRPDSTRKISKEIFLIGIKKK